One Glandiceps talaboti chromosome 2, keGlaTala1.1, whole genome shotgun sequence genomic region harbors:
- the LOC144449822 gene encoding thyroid transcription factor 1-like, with amino-acid sequence MSLSPKQTTPFSVTDILNTMEETYKKPMFQLDEHYKKPMLEPNANISAMTGATTYRSPQVQASQQMQHSSMNVTPVTSPYHMHVPQLSHPPIANYCNGSVSDLSHYNVNDHVRPTSSSWYGPNPDPRFSISRLMGPTAATMNMNMPSFGMDHKPMLPTVQRRKRRVLFSQAQVYELERRFKQQKYLSAPEREHLASLINLTPTQVKIWFQNHRYKMKRQQKDRTMQEQNNVSHQSPRRVAVPVLVKDGKPCSGSSNGNGNGQQQQGQQQAQSTAQPQQQQQQQQQTQPNLSTTSTLNNTTVNAASNVNSTSNNPNPTTNNTSSIPGISTTTQQQQQQQHQQQHQQHQQHTGQDLSNIVTTSQMNSMNSMNSYNAMNGNNNMASPFLIQGRTW; translated from the exons ATGTCGCTGAGCCCTAAACAAACCACACCGTTCTCAGTGACAGATATATTGAACACGATGGAAGAGACTTATAAGAAACCCATGTTCCAGCTGGACGAACATTACAAGAAACCAATGTTGGAACCTAACGCTAACATTTCTGCCATGACCGGCGCTACCACTTACAGATCACCACAAGTCCAGGCTTCTCAGCAGATGCAGCATTCTTCCATGAACGTAACTCCAGTAACTTCACCCTACCACATGCACGTACCGCAACTGTCACATCCACCAATTGCCAACTACTGCAATGGCTCGGTCAGCGATCTGTCTCACTATAACGTTAACGACCATGTACGACCGACATCAAGCAGTTGGTATGGACCCAATCCGGATCCCCGCTTCTCTA TATCGCGGTTAATGGGTCCGACGGCAGCAACTATGAACATGAACATGCCTTCTTTCGGTATGGATCACAAACCAATGTTACCGACAGTACAACGGCGGAAAAGGAGAGTGTTGTTTTCACAGGCCCAAGTGTATGAACTCGAGCGACGATTCAAGCAACAGAAGTATTTGTCTGCACCTGAGAGGGAACATCTTGCTAGCCTGATTAATCTCACGCCAACACAGGTGAAAATATGGTTTCAAAATCACCGCTACAAAATGAAACGACAGCAAAAAGATAGGACCATGCAAGAACAGAACAATGTGTCGCATCAATCTCCCCGCCGAGTTGCCGTTCCCGTACTGGTAAAAGACGGTAAGCCGTGCAGCGGCTCGAGTAACGGGAACGGAAACGGGCAGCAGCAGCAAGGACAGCAGCAAGCACAGTCAACGGCACAGccgcaacagcagcagcaacaacagcagcaaacACAACCGAATTTAAGCACCACTTCTACGCTGAACAACACCACCGTTAACGCCGCTAGCAATGTCAACAGCACGTCAAACAACCCAAATcccaccaccaacaacaccaGTAGTATACCCGGAATCTCAACCACCacgcaacaacaacaacaacaacaacatcaacaacaacatcaacaacaccaacaacacaCCGGTCAGGACTTATCGAACATTGTTACAACATCCCAAATGAACAGTATGAACAGTATGAATTCCTACAATGCTATGAACGGCAATAATAACATGGCATCACCGTTTTTAATTCAAGGAAGGACCTGGTGA